The following proteins are encoded in a genomic region of Montipora foliosa isolate CH-2021 chromosome 8, ASM3666993v2, whole genome shotgun sequence:
- the LOC137968686 gene encoding uncharacterized protein gives MSIGSLSGATFDSAIKYLQSDSTPDEAVKRVIFHLGTNHIHTESPTESLRDKLNILVTESRSKFPNAKITFCKIPPQFNNNGDTKNDRIAQLNEEMKLLDVEFIDVKATEASLFTRDGKHYNKRGLAVLAGARIQWARKNGHTSTSPRSKQQSHNPRGKHFNTRPSGTRNLSRDPSQQLLNLLLATLQNGR, from the coding sequence ATGAGCATTGGATCACTTAGCGGCGCAACGTTTGATTCAGCTATCAAGTACCTACAAAGTGATTCCACACCAGACGAAGCTGTCAAGCGTGTCATTTTTCACCTGGGCACCAACCATATCCACACAGAATCTCCTACTGAGAGCCTGAGAGATAAATTGAATATCCTAGTTACAGAATCACGCTCCAAGTTCCCAAATGCCAAAATTACCTTCTGTAAAATCCCACCACAATTCAACAACAATGGAGATACCAAGAACGACAGGATCGCTCAATTAAACGAGGAAATGAAATTGCTGGATGTGGAATTTATAGATGTTAAAGCGACGGAGGCAAGCCTTTTTACACGTGACGGAAAGCATTATAACAAGCGAGGTCTTGCTGTTTTGGCTGGCGCACGAATACAATGGGCAAGAAAAAATGGACACACTTCCACTTCGCCACGATCTAAGCAACAGTCACATAATCCAAGaggaaaacatttcaacacTCGACCAAGTGGAACTAGGAACCTATCAAGGGACCCGTCACAGCAATTGCTGAATTTACTACTGGCTACACTTCAAAACGGTCGATGA
- the LOC137968687 gene encoding uncharacterized protein: MASETVKRSRNLKYLLTLRYLPTATIPSFITDENGGKFKFQKHNALYFVSIHTTGMDEEHSLPVPSEFSCLRLTRVTSASLDVHKNWYVLTKELCGGTRPVDFVRNAVFQVFPDEVKVLASRELEPANSVRWNRQPRNLCIASSFALCAGLLRRRDIAPNGLIRSPNFKSVVSVINAISLDLETSKAPIDSGGKSPRDQPSRILIDSLPAEWSTLQDQIKKLESQIEEKSPDDSISLSASSPASTKSCCSSPTCSSHSSPTPTTSSPSSSASSSSIEDIKSTVMGSTIKRRKIAKYCRDVMASLNDVSEKYRESLSSVLGNAFVFGNKEEKGYVRDTISEVVDLVMDAQRTKKGLSELLSSSTYDRIVKPMRVPDWGLLYFKLQSRLTAHRWLKALTQLGKSGKSDDIPVLLTEIRAIKKLVFSVVRKTLTIDKMNVEFDACDVHLAAVLVWAIREQRLISSEVEDMEFNIKLDGRPLGGVFKKFCCQRIVQWD, encoded by the exons atggcgtcagaaaccgtgaaaaggtcaaGAAACCTCAAATATCTTTTGACCTTACGTTACCTACCAACGGCAACTATTCCGAGCTTCATTACCGATGAAAACG GCGGgaaatttaaatttcaaaaacacaATGCATTATATTTCGTGTCCATTCACACCACCGGTATGGACGAAGAACATTCTTTGCCGGTGCCATCGGAATTCAGTTGTTTGCGCCTTACACGGGTCACAAGCGCATCCCTCGATGTTCACAAGAATTGGTATGTCCTAACGAAAGAGCTGTGTGGAGGAACGAGACCAGTTGACTTTGTAAGAAATGCCGTATTCCAGGTTTTTCCCGATGAAGTCAAAGTTCTCGCCTCGAGGGAACTTGAGCCCGCCAATTCTGTGCGATGGAACAGACAGCCCAGAAACTTATGTATTGCTTCGTCTTTTGCTCTGTGTGCTGGTCTTTTGAGGCGAAGGGATATTGCCCCTAATGGTCTGATCCGTTCGCCAAATTTCAAGTCGGTGGTATCGGTTATAAATGCTATTTCCCTTGATTTGGAAACATCGAAGGCGCCAATTGATTCTGGCGGGAAAAGCCCGCGCGATCAACCTTCAAGAATCCTCATCGATTCACTCCCGGCGGAGTGGAGCACTCTTCAAGACCAGATTAAAAAGCTTGAGTCCCAAATAGAAGAGAAAAGTCCAGATGATTCAATCTCGCTGTCTGCATCATCTCCAGCATCTACGAAGTCTTGTTGTTCTTCCCCGACTTGTTCGAGTCACTCGTCGCCAACACCGACAACATCATCGCCATCGTCAAGTGCAAGTAGCAGTTCAATTGAAGACATCAAAAGCACGGTGATGGGGTCAACTattaaaagaaggaaaatagCAAAGTATTGCAGAGATGTGATGGCTTCCCTCAACGACGTTAGTGAGAAGTATCGAGAGTCTTTGTCTTCTGTGTTGGGCAATGCGTTCGTTTTCGGAAATAAAGAGGAAAAAGGGTATGTAAGAGATACAATTTCGGAGGTCGTTGACTTGGTCATGGACGCCCAGAGAACCAAGAAAGGCTTATCTGAGCTTTTATCATCATCAACGTACGACCGTATTGTAAAACCCATGAGAGTTCCAGATTGGGGGCTTTTGTATTTTAAGCTTCAATCGAGgctcaccgcgcaccggtggctca AGGCTTTGACACAGCTCGGAAAGAGTGGG AAATCAGATGACATTCCTGTTCTACTCACTGAGATCAGAGCCATCAAGAAGCTTGTCTTCTCAGTTGTGAGGAAAACTCTGACGATTGACAAGATGAATGTGGAATTTGATGCATGTGATGTGCATTTAGCTGCAGTGTTGGTTTGGGCCATCCGTGAGCAACGCCTCATATCCAGTGAAGTTGAGGATATGGAATTTAATATTAAGCTTGATGGTCGTCCTCTTGGAGGTGTGTTCAAAAAATTTTGTTGTCAAAGAATTGTACAGTGGGATTAG